Proteins from a genomic interval of Colletotrichum higginsianum IMI 349063 chromosome 6, whole genome shotgun sequence:
- a CDS encoding Glutamine amidotransferase class-I: protein MAFRVAILANFDPDEQGGSEMLSRITTLLRCSRTGATETAIHAAIRGDAFPDPSEYDLVILTGGPFNLLKHAEENERPEWVRRTLGWIQETVKIHEASGLSEPGGKKKTKLLGICWGHQAIALALGGRLGQVPQERGGQLIGVETVPLTSQGAAFFKTESLNIQKNHALVVTHPGPYLTPVASGSSSSQNEVLLSHSPPILSFQGHPEMDAALARLFAGFATGGASDRADWIPSEGLKGIDDVHDGEAILRRVVAWASE from the exons ATGGCGTTCcgcgtcgccatcctcgcgAACTTCGACCCGGACGAACAAGGCGGAAGCGAAATGTTATCCAGAATCACCACCCTCCTCCGCTGCTCCCGAACAGGTGCTACTGAGACCGCCATccacgccgccatccgcGGCGATGCCTTCCCGGACCCGTCCGAGTACGACCTGGTGATTCTGACAGGAGGACCGTTCAACCTGTTGAAACACGCCGAGGAGAATGAGAGACCGGAGTGGGTGCGGCGAACACTTGGCTGGATCCAGGAGACTGTGAAAATTCACGAAGCAAGTGGGCTCAGTGAGCCAGGTGGTaagaagaagaccaagtTACTGGGTATCTGCTGGGGTCACCAAGCCATTGCCTTGGCTCTTGGAGGGCGGTTGGGACAGGTGCCGCAGGAGAGAGGCGGGCAATTAATCGGTGTTGAGACCGTCCCTCTCACTTCGCAAGGCGCTGCTTTCTTCAAAACTGAATCGCTT AATATTCAAAAAAATCACGCCCTTGTTGTGACCCACCCCGGGCCGTATCTTACACCTGTCGCCTCCggctcatcttcttctcaaaACGAGGTTCTCCTCTCCCACAGCCCTCCTATTCTCAGCTTCCAAGGCCACCCGGAGATGGATGCCGCTCTTGCAAGACTATTTGCCGGATTTGCGACAGGGGGCGCGTCGGACCGTGCAGACTGGATTCCGTCGGAAGGGCTGAAGGGTATCGACGACGTACATGATGGGGAGGCGATCTTGAGAAGGGTGGTGGCGTGGGCGAGCGAGTAG
- a CDS encoding Stress responsive A/B Barrel domain-containing protein translates to MTLVHIVLFKFRPDVSEEHKETFVRELKTLKSLPCVKDHRLIVGGPSVTDPIEKSKGYHFALLSFHQDRKALEEYQASAEHHRVTSTYLWPFKEDVTRFDFEVAEEDEYMCQFVANGLANGSA, encoded by the exons ATGACGTTGGTTCACATTG TTCTCTTTAAATTTCGCCCGGACGTCTCTGAGGAGCACAAGGAGACTTTTGTCCGAGAGCTCAAGACGCTCAAGTCCCTGCCATGCGTCAAGGACCACCGCCTGATCGTCGGCGGGCCTTCCGTCACGGATCCCATCGAAAAGAGTAAGGGGTACCATTTCGCCCTGCTGAGCTTCCACCAAGACCGCAAGGCGCTCGAAGAGTACCAGGCAAGCGCGGAGCATCACAG GGTCACCAGCACCTACCTTTGGCCGTTCAAAGAGGACGTCACGCGGTTTGACTTTGAGGTGGCAGAGGAAGACGAATACATGTGCCAGTTTGTTGCGAACGGACTGGCAAACGGCTCGGCGTAG
- a CDS encoding Heterokaryon incompatibility protein — protein MAQMEALHAMRAFPQAASFLETLHHCRQRRCTNPRDKIYGMLGMEFKGRASCLQPNYDISVEQLFVDVAREQLEQTRTLDVLSCVVPGKRRTSLGIPSYVPDWTLMTKNILTHHLSVDHLMTLPHYNASGGFPAEFHIGPDNRALTKGIEIDRIEALGPACFFSDLASCGQAKDYVKEARRLAGLPGSPPESSEAASARELAFWRTLCGNLAVHVGEESRDWRAADPAVDYESYLQWSDIVNGVPSADPQLDDRPAFEDALVATLSARRFMRTGKGHFGMVAPDSRLGDVVMVLAGGRVPYVLHEEPGYETGNGLVTHSFIGDAYVDGFMYGECVGDDPEWMWLNLI, from the coding sequence ATGGCTCAGATGGAGGCGCTCCACGCCATGAGGGCTTTCCCCCAAGCGGCGAGCTTTTTGGAAACGCTGCATCATTGCCGTCAGCGACGGTGCACAAACCCCCGAGACAAGATCTACGGCATGCTGGGCATGGAGTTCAAGGGACGGGCAAGTTGCCTCCAGCCGAACTACGACATCTCGGTCGAGCAGCTCTTCGTTGATGTTGCCCGGGAGCAGCTGGAGCAGACGCGGACCCTGGACGTACTCAGCTGCGTCGTCccggggaagaggagaacgTCCCTGGGCATCCCTTCGTACGTGCCCGACTGGACGCTCATGACGAAGAACATCCTCACCCACCACCTGTCCGTCGACCACCTAATGACGCTGCCGCACTACAACGCGTCGGGTGGTTTTCCGGCAGAGTTCCACATCGGGCCTGATAACCGGGCGCTCACGAAAGGCATCGAGATTGACCGGATCGAGGCCCTCGGCCCTGCGTGTTTCTTCTCGGACCTGGCAAGTTGCGGCCAAGCAAAAGACTACGTGAAGGAGGCCCGTCGATTGGCGGGCTTGCCTGGCAGCCCACCCGAATCGTCCGAAGCGGCCAGTGCCCGGGAACTCGCGTTCTGGAGGACTCTATGTGGAAACCTAGCTGTTCACGTTGGAGAGGAATCCCGCGATTGGAGAGCTGCCGACCCCGCGGTTGACTATGAATCCTACCTACAATGGAGCGACATCGTCAACGGAGTGCCATCCGCGGACCCCCAACTCGATGACAGACCTGCATTTGAAGACGCATTGGTGGCAACGCTCTCAGCTCGAAGGTTCATGCGGACCGGGAAAGGGCACTTTGGCATGGTGGCCCCGGATTCTCGGCTTGGTGATGTGGTAATGGTACTTGCCGGCGGTAGGGTGCCGTACGTGCTCCACGAAGAGCCGGGGTATGAGACTGGGAATGGTCTCGTGACTCATAGCTTCATTGGGGATGCGTACGTTGACGGTTTCATGTATGGAGAGTGCGTCGGCGACGATCCGGAATGGATGTGGTTGAATCTGATCTAG
- a CDS encoding Non-ribosomal peptide synthetase — protein sequence MATVTTTVPDLSGDTLTSWLQAEHKTLLDLLRAAWGVTLVSYTGSEDVWFRSYSQSGGNSWWHSHASATQPVRSLYEIQPRENAPEEKGKVVWGQSSVVFEGEGEGVQDIVKQFDLAVSFHQDTISISLQHNPAVIAPEQARMIAATAARAVAQIVRHNNSIISDLDLVSEADIARISQWNSIPYREIGRAECIHQVISVTASSRPSTTAVSSWDGDLTYGELERLSSALAVSLRHLGVRREVFVPLVFDKSKWAIVALLGVLKAGGAYFFLNPTHPVEYNKTLCKPFDIKLAVCSPKHHTLAQNFAPRFVELGSEAGEDLKVLSPADEDPPEEEGQETPSPSQAMYATFTSGTTGTPKSITTSHDAFYHMAIATASPCALHISPSTRMLQFASYTFDVANRDMLIPLMFGGCVCVPSERERVEDLGGFIERTGVTLASLTPSMAGTLRPASVPSLKGLVLGGEQMTESHVQSWTGDVGNKVGLFNAYGVSESTGIAALARDVQPGGGSSPSNIGRGNGSTLWVLSMTDPSRLAPVGAMGELVIEGPSVARGYLNDPERTERSFQTEPEWKRAFLQRLVENKDEDGKSDERFPWTRAFRTGDLVRYSPRLDGTLELMGRRDHQVKVNGQRLELAAVEGHVVACTQLDPSTVQFQHAAVVAVKTKGGGGGGTKLVAFLGVETSRKSSAASLETKLEGSWGLQEVMQNHLSQRMPAFMVPFEFMFLQHMPLTSSGKIDRGLLQETAIRGLSDRRTRTSGGGGGQAGSEITTAAEKILVQAWSKTLDIDEEGISREDCFFRRGGDSIAAIKLAAHLREKRIQINVEDVFKHSTLADMAALPVLAQGGVNAASTALSQASSSPQPSAVPPPFSLLEAPQSIIPIILEEVGLSRDEIEDIYPATHIQAGLIALTAQHSSAYIGSYTWPVRHEVSAAQLKQAWEKVWRMNPVLRTRVLQVPEGVFQVVAESGCDIPWIMVDDVDDESSLPVEIAVDGKSPLVRFYLSKEAFRLDIHHALFDEWSLDLLLAQVEEAYAGQPLPHRPFSPFVQNLLAQEQNVAAEEFWREEFAGLRFERFPPGSSSSSSSNMSSTAEKIILEHSLSLDPTTMTSAHSKYTLSTTLRLAWAITLSHQTDSPDVVFGATVTGRNADNLELTGPTLATLPVRIKVPGDQAIHKALEEAQRGFANMMAHQQTGLPRIRAASSEAADACGFQNLLVVQQQTAKMDGQHSSRSRIFETSASTGGSKSPDNAKTFASYPLVLTCRPSRHSITFTAAVDPTLLDADTARGILRQMAHVVQQILSSTSSRSSSEARGLRIINDIDLMPRQDVERLSKWNGVLPAGVETPIHHTIRKNADSQPEKAAVHSHGLHLSYAQVERYSNLFSQHLLAAGVNKGDFVPLLLERSPWAPVLMLAVLKLGAAFALLDLSHPVQRLRTMCTVLSAKRVVCFPHHQTMVENDLLLPEVVFDPEVVTDVSKSTRDAASPAGLAEIDMDAPACVVFSSGSTGLPKAIQLPHRALSTSAYHLSTTGHLSQCSRVFHFASFAFDLSIGELLFSLSAGATVCVPTEEERRANPSKAAGDLGVTWALLTPSVIGLLDPEEVPTLQVLASAGEQLTTQIVERWAGRVRLFNMYAPAECTVISHISRILPGADTPPACIGRSPGAVSWVASQNDHRKLVPIGAIGELLVEGPVVSSGYLGDAEKTDAAFLSPSDPPSWLTQIRGEAQGGKVGRVYKTGDLVRQREDGTLLFLGRKDDQIKLHGQRLEVEEVEHSITSLCSSVRKVAVDCVKITEKGGGGKRAFLVAFVAPHELEDWGEVGEEGGLEVIQDPNDNFYTTIESLYTSLQDTLPSYMLPSYFLPLLNVPLSLSGKVNRKLLREESTTLLGSRDHREKYQLRTRTAREQAGDGELVPLTEHETQILQIIAQVLHLDAQQVPINGNFFGIGGDSISAMRVAALARRKGLRLGVAEIFKHQILSQIAASCCPEPDTDSTSRDVSESSSTTDSTSQDSSESSSTTDSNSEKALGCELIPPGLPQEVAQQVELALPATDFQTMTLYNFYSRYLWVSLPDTIDTERLQQACQRLTEKHSILRTVFYTTTTTTTTASVVQLVLRRLSVGLKYHKDIESLEQHFTTDSMSHGPPINGAEGFQVQLLSLRDGQKRYLALRLPHAQFDGLSLNVLIDDLSAAYDDNTGHSLAPCAQFSDQVKCVTETKTTHEAYQVWKDVLDDAEMTRLDGQILRRGDGADRKKEGEESVQEELSVVTAMTETAPLVAPAGTTMATLVKLAWALTLSRLFLPNQPDEKGPEVGRSVVFGQVIHGRSLSLPYEDRIVGPCLNIIPVRVLLPPTTPNLDDPVSTRVLLEQIQSQHMATLPVENLSLSTITEHCTHWAPGTQFGSFVRFQNFEDDDGMRCSLNGESCETGLWSLPNKPSRTANVLIRPKKEGNLQITLTIGNMVLGQRDADHVVGCLREVLESLAGREKVM from the exons ATGGCCACCGTCACCACTACGGTGCCAGACCTCTCTGGCGATACCCTCACCTCCTGGCTTCAAGCGGAGCACAAAACCCTGCTAGACCTCTTGCGAGCGGCATGGGGGGTCACGCTGGTGAGCTATACAGGGTCTGAAGATGTGTGGTTTCGTTCATACAGTCAGAGCGGTGGGAATAG TTGGTGGCACTCTCacgcctcggcgacgcaACCCGTGCGCTCGCTCTATGAAATCCAGCCGCGCGAGAATGCccccgaggagaagggaaaggTAGTTTGGGGGCAAAGCTCGGTTGTTTTCGAGGGTGAGGGAGAAGGTGTTCAGGACATTGTGAAG CAATTCGATCTTGCCGTGTCTTTCCACCAAGACACGATCAGCATCAGTCTTCAGCACAATCCTGCCGTTATTGCACCCGAGCAGGCCCGCATGATAGCGGCAACAGCGGCTAGAGCAGTCGCACAGATTGTACGCCACAACAACTCCATCATCTCAGACCTGGACCTCGTCAGTGAGGCCGACATTGCCCGCATCTCGCAATGGAACTCCATTCCATACAGGGAGATTGGGCGTGCGGAATGCATCCACCAGGTCATCTCGGTCACAGCCAGCTCCCGgccctccaccaccgccgttTCCTCCTGGGATGGCGACCTCACCTACGGCGAACTCGAACGCCTCTCTTCTGCGCTGGCGGTGTCTCTAAGGCACTTGGGCGTTCGGAGAGAGGTCTTTGTGCCACTTGTATTCGACAAGTCCAAGTGGGCCATCGTGGCGCTGCTTGGGGTGCTCAAGGCAGGCGGTGCATACTTCTTCTTGAACCCTACGCATCCAGTCGAGTATAACAAGACGCTGTGTAAGCCGTTTGATATCAAGCTGGCCGTCTGCTCGCCGAAACACCACACACTGGCGCAAAACTTTGCTCCCAGGTTCGTGGAGCTGGGAAGCGAGGCCGGTGAGGACCTCAAGGTTTTATCACCAGCGGACGAAGACCCccccgaagaagaaggccaagaaacCCCAAGCCCCTCCCAAGCAATGTACGCAACCTTCACCTCAGGCACGACTGGGACCCCGAAATCCATCACCACCTCTCATGACGCCTTTTACCACATGGCcatcgccaccgcctccccTTGCGCCTTGCACATCTCGCCATCTACCCGCATGCTGCAGTTTGCCTCGTACACGTTCGACGTCGCGAACCGGGACATGCTCATCCCGCTCATGTTTGGGGGCTGCGTGTGCGTGCCCTCGGAGCGCGAGCGtgtcgaggatctcggcggGTTCATCGAGAGAACGGGCGTCACGCTGGCGAGTTTGACGCCGAGCATGGCGGGGACGCTGCGGCCAGCTTCGGTTCCCAGCTTGAAGGGGCTTGTGCTCGGCGGAGAACAGATGACGGAATCGCACGTTCAGAGTTGGACGGGGGACGTAGGCAACAAAGTCGGGCTCTTCAACGCCTACGGCGTCAGCGAATCCACCGGCATCGCAGCTCTTGCGCGGGATGTCCAGCCAGGTGGTGGTTCCTCGCCCTCCAACATTGGCCGTGGCAACGGTTCCACGCTTTGGGTTCTCTCCATGACCGACCCGTCCCGCCTCGCGCCCGTCGGCGCTATGGGTGAGCTCGTCATTGAAGGGCCATCTGTTGCGCGCGGGTACTTGAACGACCCGGAGCGAACGGAAAGATCCTTCCAGACGGAGCCGGAGTGGAAGAGGGCTTTTCTTCAACGGCTTGTTGAGAATAAGGATGAAGACGGGAAGAGCGATGAGAGGTTCCCTTGGACAAGAGCGTTTCGGACGGGTGATTTGGTCCGGTACAGTCCCCGTCTGGACGGAACGCTGGAGTTGATGGGCAGAAGAGATCATCAGGTGAAGGTCAATGGGCAGCGACTCgagttggcggcggtggaagGGCATGTTGTGGCCTGTACGCAACTCGACCCGTCCACAGTACAATTCCAGCATGCTGCCGTGGTGGCCGTGAAGAcgaaaggaggaggaggaggtggcaCGAAGCTTGTTGCATTTCTCGGCGTCGAAACCTCCCGCAAGTCATCTGCAGCAAGCCTCGAAACGAAACTTGAAGGCAGCTGGGGCTTACAAGAGGTGATGCAGAATCACCTTTCGCAACGGATGCCCGCGTTCATGGTTCCTTTTGAATTCATGTTCCTTCAGCATATGCCGCTCACTTCATCGGGGAAGATAGACAGGGGGTTGCTTCAGGAGACAGCGATTCGTGGACTTTCCGACCGTCGGACCAGAACgtctggtggtggtggtggacaAGCTGGGAGCGAGATCACCACGGCCGCGGAGAAGATTCTTGTCCAAGCTTGGTCCAAAACGCTTgacatcgacgaggagggcatcTCGAGGGAAGACTGCTTCTTCCGACGAGGTGGAGATTCGATCGCAGCCATCAAACTCGCCGCACATCTTCGCGAGAAACGGATTCAGATCAACGTCGAGGATGTCTTCAAACACTccaccctcgccgacatGGCCGCCCTTCCTGTCCTCGCCCAAGGAGGCGTCAACGCTGCTAGCACCGCCCTCTCCCaagcatcatcatcgccacaGCCATCAGCTGTCCCGCCTCCTTTCTCGCTGCTGGAAGCTCCCCAATCAATCATCCCAATCATTCTCGAGGAGGTCGGTCTCTCAAGAGACGAGATTGAAGACATCTATCCGGCAACACACATCCAAGCGGGCCTCATCGCGCTTACGGCACAGCATAGCAGTGCGTACATCGGCAGCTACACTTGGCCCGTACGTCATGAAGTCTCTGCCGCACAACTCAAACAGGCATGGGAAAAGGTATGGCGGATGAACCCCGTTCTCCGGACCCGTGTTTTGCAGGTTCCagagggggtgttccaagTTGTGGCTGAAAGTGGTTGTGATATACCATGGATAATGGTCGACGATGTTGACGACGAATCAAGCTTACCGGTGGAAATTGCCGTTGATGGGAAGAGCCCTCTAGTGCGCTTCTACCTGAGCAAAGAAGCCTTTCGGCTGGACATTCACCACGCGCTCTTTGACGAATGGTCTTTGGATCTCCTTCTGGCGCAGGTTGAAGAGGCGTATGCCGGACAACCTCTGCCTCACCGACCCTTTTCACCATTTGTGCAAAACCTCCTTGCCCAAGAGCAAAATGTCGCCGCTGAGGAGTTTTGGAGGGAAGAGTTTGCCGGCCTACGATTTGAACGCTTTCCTcccggcagcagcagcagcagcagcagcaataTGTCCTCCACCGCCGAGAAAATCATTCTCGAACACAGCCTCTCTCTCGACCCGACGACCATGACGAGTGCCCACTCCAAATACACACTCTCCACGACTCTCCGCCTAGCGTGGGCTATCACACTCTCACACCAGACTGATTCTCCGGATGTGGTCTTTGGCGCAACAGTCACAGGTCGGAATGCGGACAATCTCGAACTCACAGGGCCCACGCTTGCTACGTTGCCTGTTCGTATCAAGGTTCCGGGAGACCAAGCCATCCACAAGGCGCTGGAGGAAGCGCAAAGGGGCTTTGCCAATATGATGGCACATCAGCAGACGGGCCTGCCGCGGATCCGAGCAGCGAGTAGCGAGGCGGCTGACGCGTGTGGGTTCCAaaacctcctcgtcgtccagcaaCAGACGGCAAAGATGGACGGCCAACACTCTTCACGCAGCAGGATTTTCGAAACCTCGGCAAGCACAGGGGGCTCAAAGTCGCCCGACAACGCAAAGACGTTTGCGAGCTATCCGCTTGTCCTCACTTGCCGCCCCTCCCGGCACTCCATCAccttcaccgccgccgtggatCCCACCCTGTTGGATGCGGACACCGCACGCGGTATACTGAGGCAGATGGCGCATGTTGTGCAACAAATCCTGTCCTCGACTTCCTCCCGTTCCTCCTCCGAGGCGCGTGGTTTGCGGATCATCAACGACATCGATCTCATGCCACGGCAGGATGTGGAAAGGCTGAGCAAGTGGAATGGCGTTCTACCAGCGGGGGTCGAGACGCCCATCCACCACACCATCCGCAAGAACGCCGATTCGCAgccggagaaggcggcggtcCACTCTCATGGTTTACATTTGAGCTATGCGCAAGTAGAGCGCTACTCGAACCTGTTCTCGCAGCATTTGCTCGCCGCGGGCGTGAACAAGGGGGACTTTGTGCCGCTGTTGCTGGAACGCTCTCCATGGGCGCCGGTGCTGATGCTTGCCGTCCTCAAACTCGGCGCAGCCTTTGCCCTGCTTGATCTCTCACACCCGGTCCAGCGACTCCGCACGATGTGCACCGTGCTGTCGGCCAAAAGAGTCGTGTGTTTCCCTCACCATCAAACGATGGTGGAGAACGATCTGTTGCTGCCGGAGGTGGTCTTCGATCCGGAGGTTGTCACAGATGTCTCCAAAAGCACCCGAGATGCTGCTTCTCCCGCTGGACTGGCAGAGATTGACATGGATGCCCCCGCCTgcgtcgtcttctcgtcTGGCTCAACTGGCCTCCCAAAGGCCATCCAGCTCCCGCACCGCGCGCTGTCCACTTCGGCGTATCACCTCTCCACCACCGGCCATCTCTCTCAGTGCTCCCGTGTCTTCCACTTTGCCTCGTTTGCATTCGACCTCTCCATCGGCGAGCTGTTGTTCTCACTCAGCGCGGGCGCGACGGTCTGTGTGCCGACCGAGGAAGAGAGACGAGCGAACCCGTCCAAAGCCGCTGGAGACTTGGGCGTGACGTGGGCTTTGCTGACACCCTCCGTGATCGGCCTGCTTGACCCCGAAGAGGTGCCTACGCTGCAAGTCctggcgtcggcgggggAGCAGCTTACGACGCAGATTGTGGAGAGATGGGCAGGGAGGGTGAGGTTGTTCAACATGTATGCGCCGGCCGAGTGTACCGTCATCTCGCACATTTCGCGCATTCTACCAGGTGCAGATACACCGCCGGCGTGTATCGGCCGCAGTCCCGGCGCCGTATCGTGGGTGGCCAGCCAAAACGATCACCGCAAGCTCGTGCCGATCGGGGCCATTGGCGAACTGCTCGTCGAAGGCCCCGTCGTGTCGTCTGGATACCTTGGAGACGCCGAGAAAACGGATGCTGCGTTCCTTTCTCCTTCGGATCCACCCTCATGGCTGACCCAGATCCGCGGCGAGGCCCAGGGCGGCAAGGTCGGCAGGGTGTACAAGACGGGAGATCTGGTGAGGCAAAGAGAAGACGGCACTTTGTTGTTCCTCGGACGCAAGGACGATCAAATCAAGCTACACGGGCAGCGGCTAGAGGTTGAGGAGGTGGAACACAGCATCACCTCGCTGTGCTCGAGTGTCCGCAAGGTGGCGGTGGATTGTGTCAAGATCACggagaaaggaggaggagggaagagagCGTTTTTGGTGGCCTTTGTCGCGCCGCACGAGCTTGAAGATTGGGGAGAAGTCGGAGAGGAGGGTGGACTGGAAGTGATCCAGGACCCCAACGACAACTTCTACACCACCATCGAGAGCCTCTACACCTCTCTCCAGGACACCCTACCCTCATACATGCTCCCCTCATATTTCCTCCCCTTGTTGAACGTTCCCCTCAGCTTGTCCGGGAAAGTGAACCGCAAACTGTTACGGGAAGAATCGACGACTCTCCTCGGCAGCCGGGATCACAGGGAGAAGTACCAACTTCGCACCCGCACAGCACGCGAGCAAGCAGGGGACGGAGAGCTGGTTCCTCTCACGGAACACGAGACCCAGATCCTCCAAATCATCGCCCAGGTGTTGCATCTGGATGCGCAGCAAGTGCCCATCAACGGCAACTTCTTTGGCATAGGCGGTGAttccatctcggccatgcGTGTGGCTGCGCTCGCTCGACGCAAGGGACTCCGGCtgggcgtcgccgagatCTTCAAGCACCAGATCCTATCACAGATCGCGGCTTCTTGCTGTCCAGAGCCAGATACGGACAGCACCTCTCGAGATGTGTCCGAAAGCTCGTCGACCACCGACAGCACGTCTCAAGACTCGTCTGAAAGCTCGTCGACCACCGACAGCAACAGCGAAAAGGCCCTGGGATGTGAACTAATACCGCCTGGTCTGCCGCAGGAAGTGGCGCAGCAAGTGGAATTGGCTCTCCCCGCGACGGATTTCCAGACAATGACGCTGTACAACTTTTACTCGCGCTATCTGTGGGTTTCACTTCCGGACACCATCGACACTGAAAGGTTGCAGCAGGCGTGCCAGAGGTTGACGGAGAAGCATTCGATTCTGCGGACCGTGTTttacaccaccaccaccaccaccaccactgcctccgtcgtccagctcgtcctccGCAGGCTCTCAGTGGGCTTGAAATACCACAAAGACATCGAGTCATTGGAACAGCACTTCACCACCGATTCCATGTCCCATGGGCCCCCGATCAACGGCGCCGAAGGATTCCAGGTGCAACTTCTCTCACTCCGTGACGGGCAGAAGAGATACCTGGCACTGAGACTCCCGCACGCCCAATTTGACGGCCTGTCCCTCAACGTCCTCATCGACGACCTGTCGGCCGCCTATGATGATAATACAGGCCATTCTCTAGCTCCCTGCGCGCAGTTCTCGGACCAAGTCAAGTGCGTGACAGAAACAAAGACGACACATGAGGCATACCAAGTTTGGAAAGACGTCCTTGACGATGCGGAGATGACGAGGTTGGATGGCCAGATTTTGCGCCGCGGAGATGGCGCGGACAGAAAAAAGGAGGGTGAGGAGAGCGTTCAGGAGGAGTTGAGCGTCGTGACAGCCATGACCGAGACAGCGCCGTTGGTGGCGCCAGCGGGTACCACGATGGCTACGTTGGTGAAGCTGGCCTGGGCTCTCACGCTCTCGAGGCTCTTCTTGCCAAACCAACCCGACGAAAAGGGGCCGGAGGTCGGAAGGAGTGTGGTCTTTGGTCAAGTCATCCACGGCCGCTCGCTCTCGCTCCCCTACGAAGACAGGATCGTGGGGCCGTGTCTGAATATCATCCCCGTCCGGGTTCTTCTACCACCCACCACGCCCAATCTGGACGACCCGGTCAGCACGCGGGTGCTTTTGGAGCAGATCCAGTCGCAACACATGGCCACGCTCCCGGTAGAGAACCTGTCCCTCTCGACCATCACGGAGCACTGTACCCACTGGGCACCGGGGACACAGTTTGGGAGTTTTGTGAGGTTTCAGAATTtcgaggatgatgacggcaTGCGATGTTCTCTGAATGGAGAGAGCTGCGAGACCGGGCTGTGGAGCCTGCCCAATAAGCCCTCCAGGACGGCGAATGTGTTGATTAGGccgaagaaggaggggaaTTTGCAAATTACGCTGACGATAGGGAACATGGTGTTGGGCCAACGGGATGCGGACCATGTTGTGGGATGCTTGAGGGAGGTTCTAGAGAGTCTGGCAGGACGGGAAAAGGTCATGTGA